From uncultured Roseateles sp., the proteins below share one genomic window:
- a CDS encoding MlaD family protein, whose amino-acid sequence MTALPRRRKFNPALLGLFVVGALALLFVSVFLMAGGQLLVRKQLVVMHFSGSIYGLQVGAPVVFRGVRLGSVKSIGLVYDKSTHSVIIPVTAELERNMLRNVSGGNTSDDPALALSGMVERGLRAQLAMQSVLTGQLYVDLDFRPGKPAQRVRGDDADAEIPTISTAFQELQNQVNELDFKLLLGDISAIASSGRQLLGSTELTQTVKDMAIITSRLRSLTEKLDRRAEPLMGSAQQMADTARQTLLEVGRAASSVGGSAQRMADTAQGAAATLAPDAPLVQSLRRAADELTVTAAALREATTNEAPLNQSLQRSLQDVGKAARALRELAETLDQQPEAVLKGRR is encoded by the coding sequence ATGACGGCGCTGCCCAGGCGGCGCAAGTTCAACCCGGCGCTGCTGGGCCTGTTCGTCGTCGGCGCGCTGGCGCTGCTGTTCGTGTCGGTGTTCCTGATGGCCGGTGGTCAGCTGCTGGTGCGCAAGCAGTTGGTGGTTATGCACTTCAGCGGCTCGATCTACGGTCTGCAGGTCGGCGCGCCGGTGGTGTTTCGCGGCGTGCGCCTGGGCAGCGTCAAGTCCATCGGCCTTGTGTATGACAAGTCCACCCATTCGGTGATCATCCCGGTCACTGCCGAACTGGAGCGCAATATGCTGCGCAACGTCAGCGGCGGCAACACCTCCGACGACCCTGCGCTGGCCTTGTCGGGCATGGTCGAGCGCGGCCTGCGTGCCCAGCTGGCGATGCAGAGCGTGCTCACCGGCCAGTTGTATGTGGACCTGGATTTCCGTCCCGGCAAACCGGCGCAGCGCGTCAGGGGCGACGACGCCGATGCCGAGATACCGACCATCTCCACCGCCTTCCAGGAGTTGCAGAACCAGGTCAACGAGCTGGATTTCAAGCTGCTGCTGGGCGATATCTCGGCCATTGCCAGCTCGGGCCGCCAGTTGCTGGGCAGCACCGAGCTGACCCAGACGGTCAAGGACATGGCCATCATCACCAGCCGGCTGCGCAGCCTGACCGAGAAACTCGACCGCCGCGCCGAGCCGCTGATGGGCAGTGCGCAACAGATGGCCGACACCGCTCGCCAGACGCTGCTGGAGGTGGGGCGTGCGGCCAGCAGCGTGGGCGGCTCGGCCCAGCGCATGGCCGACACCGCCCAGGGCGCGGCTGCCACCTTGGCGCCCGACGCTCCGCTGGTGCAAAGCCTGCGCCGCGCCGCCGACGAGCTGACCGTGACCGCTGCGGCGCTGCGCGAGGCCACCACCAACGAGGCGCCGCTGAACCAGAGTCTGCAGCGCAGCCTGCAGGATGTGGGCAAGGCGGCCCGTGCGCTGCGCGAGCTGGCCGAAACCCTGGACCAGCAGCCCGAGGCCGTGCTCAAGGGGCGGCGCTGA
- a CDS encoding PqiC family protein has translation MSPLSTGWTMTMPTRLLSLSLLCLLAACSSSPPVQLYQLRADPPGALAPATAVATERWSLGAVQLPDYLDRDALLRPTGQAGLTALTGHRWAEPLRDAVPRLLQQDLARLRGAGQVWRAPLPPGVVVDRQLRVEIQQLEARADGLGVVLAARWMLIDPTAQRGAQVFDSRIEVPSAEATPDALVSAHRTALWQLAQDIVARGR, from the coding sequence ATGAGCCCACTTTCAACCGGATGGACGATGACCATGCCGACCCGTTTGTTGTCACTTTCACTGCTGTGTTTGCTGGCCGCCTGCAGCAGCTCGCCCCCGGTGCAGCTCTACCAGTTGCGGGCCGATCCGCCGGGGGCGCTTGCGCCAGCCACCGCGGTCGCCACCGAGCGCTGGTCGCTGGGCGCCGTGCAGCTGCCCGACTATCTGGACCGCGACGCCTTGCTGCGTCCCACGGGCCAGGCGGGCCTGACGGCGCTGACCGGCCACCGCTGGGCCGAGCCGCTGCGCGATGCCGTGCCGCGCCTGCTGCAGCAAGACCTGGCCCGCCTGCGCGGCGCCGGGCAGGTCTGGCGCGCGCCGCTGCCGCCCGGCGTGGTGGTGGACCGCCAGCTGCGCGTCGAGATCCAGCAGCTGGAGGCCCGCGCCGATGGCCTGGGCGTGGTGCTGGCGGCGCGCTGGATGCTGATCGATCCGACGGCCCAGCGTGGGGCGCAGGTGTTCGACAGCCGCATCGAGGTGCCCAGCGCCGAGGCCACGCCCGATGCCCTGGTCAGCGCCCACCG